From Plasmodium brasilianum strain Bolivian I chromosome 3, whole genome shotgun sequence, the proteins below share one genomic window:
- a CDS encoding hypothetical protein (conserved Plasmodium protein) — protein sequence MEAIKILYLHIYEDVKTNKIRKLLEDEYGKDNVISSKDKCLKKANKLFEKYKPNVIVAYQFGCILAMHLTGPRVPMLLISPVQENLFSKRIRNEVNISDFPYIIFVHSTTDRKRNLSKSLDLIESLDKRKYRVEIVNDDFGLELISNSDYKNWVDEVYAQTKGDLKRASKSGSTIDESLFANA from the exons ATGGAGGCAATAAAAATTCTGtatcttcatatatatgaagatgtgaaaacaaacaaaattcGAAAGTTGTTAGAAGATGAATATGGAAAAGACAACGTAATATCGTCTAAAGATAA GTGTTTAAAAAAAGCTAATAAGTTGTTTGAGAAATATAAGCCTAATGTGATTGTTGCTTATCAGTTTGGGTGCATTTTAGCTATGCACCTGACAGGACCAAGAGTGCCCATG CTGCTAATATCGCCAGTTCaggaaaatttattttcaaaaagaaTACGAAATGAAGTAAACATATCTGATTTCCCttacataatatttgttCACTCAACTACGGACCGAAAAAGAAATTTGAGTAAATCTTTAGATTTAATTGAATCGTTAGATAAACGAAAGTATAGGGTTGAAATAGTAAATGATGACTTTGGCTTAGAATTAATAAGCAACTCGGATTACAAAAATTGGGTTGATGAAGTTTATGCTCAGACTAAAGGGGATTTAAAACGAGCATCAAAAAGTGGTAGTACCATTGACGAGTCTTTGTTCGCAAATGCATAG